A genomic region of Miscanthus floridulus cultivar M001 chromosome 3, ASM1932011v1, whole genome shotgun sequence contains the following coding sequences:
- the LOC136543778 gene encoding uncharacterized protein, which produces MGVPLADKASAKEVWDSITAACIGIDRVRRVMLQRLRKDWENIAFYTGEQIEDFALRLSALKQQMAHHSDTDLIEERVVEKLLRAMPKKYAQLRIAIETLLDFQDLTRRLKTVDDLEEEPPIKPISVGGKLMYTEEQWLTRQKEKKKGGDGSGSSSPSKEHRRRPRGCKKQKPKGDRGDRGGGGQGEKAGVIDSERKVNHDDTCLNCHRIGHWAKDCPQPRRERGDTTHVAEADDDEATFYLAHSFLELDAMQRRMSSSPKPTLASTSRSLEPVHSSTPALARTSWMVEIQGVGSIMFQGKTDEHRILHGIYYILALRNSIMSLGQLDDGGSNVEIDKGVLQIWDRRG; this is translated from the exons ATGGGTGTGCCGCTCGCAGACAAGGCCTCTGCCAAGGAGGTGTGGGACTCCATCACCGCGGCGTGCATCGGCATCGACCGCGTCCGCCGCGTCATGTTGCAGCGGCTGCGCAAGGATTGGGAGAACATCGCCTTCTACACTGGTGAGCAGATTGAGGATTTTGCTCTTCGTCTCTCCGCCTTGAAGCAGCAGATGGCTCATCACAGTGACACAGACTTGATAGAGGAGCGGGTGGTGGAGAAGCTGCTTCGAGCCATGCCGAAGAAGTACGCCCAGCTGAGGATCGCGATCGAGACCCTCCTTGACTTCCAGGACCTCACCAGGAGATTGAAGACGGTGGATGATCTTGAGGAAGAACCCCCCATCAAGCCGATCTCCGTTGGCGGGAAGCTGATGTATACCGAGGAGCAATGGCTCACTCgacagaaggagaagaaaaagggtggagatggCTCTGGCTCGTCCAGTCCATCCAAGGAGCACCGCCGACGTCCCCGCGGCTGTAAGAAGCAGAAGCCAAAGGGTGACCGTGGCGACCGTGGCGGCGGCGGGCAAGGAGAGAAGGCTGGAGTCATCGACAGCGAACGCAAAGTGAATCACGACGACACCTGCCTCAACTGCCATCGCATCGGCCACTGGGCGAAGGACTGCCCTCAGCCTCGACGCGAGCGTGGCGACACAACGCACGTTGCGGAGgcggatgatgatgaggccacgtTCTACCTCGCCCATAGCTTCCTGGAGCTGGATGCAATGCAGAGGAGAATGTCTTCTTCTCCAAAGCCGACGCTAGCCTCGACATCGAGGAGCCTCGAGCCCGTGCATTCCTCAACACCAGCTCTGGCGAGGACAAGCTGGATGGTTG AGATCCAGGGTGTGGGCTCGATCATGTTCCAAGGCAAGACCGATGAGCACCGCATCCTCCATGGCATCTACTACATCCTGGCGCTGCGCAACTCCATCATGAGCCTTGGCCAGCTCGATGATGGTGGGTCCAATGTGGAGATCGACAAGGGCGTGCTCCAGATCTGGGATCGACGTGGGTGA